One segment of Aulosira sp. FACHB-615 DNA contains the following:
- a CDS encoding chlorophyll a/b-binding protein has translation MTNTTTKITAPVVEDRNAWRWGFTPQAEIWNGRLAMIGFLAAVLIELFSGQGFLHFWGIL, from the coding sequence ATGACTAACACAACCACAAAAATCACCGCTCCTGTAGTTGAAGATCGTAATGCTTGGCGTTGGGGTTTTACTCCACAAGCAGAAATTTGGAATGGTCGTTTAGCAATGATTGGCTTTTTAGCTGCGGTGTTGATTGAATTATTTTCTGGTCAAGGCTTCCTACATTTCTGGGGAATTCTTTAA
- the rpoD gene encoding RNA polymerase sigma factor RpoD: MNQANNVLESNYQPDLEIINQPDFEELEDLLIEEEDDLLLVDDGDMDEFLEPQSDEDDAKSGKAAKSRRRTQSKKKHYTEDSIRLYLQEIGRIRLLRADEEIELARKIADLLELERVRERLSEQLDRDPRDSEWAEAVQLPLPAFRYRLHIGRRAKDKMVQSNLRLVVSIAKKYMNRGLSFQDLIQEGSLGLIRAAEKFDHEKGYKFSTYATWWIRQAITRAIADQSRTIRLPVHLYETISRIKKTTKLLSQEMGRKPTEEEIATRMEMTIEKLRFIAKSAQLPISLETPIGKEEDSRLGDFIESDGETPEDQVSKNLLREDLEKVLDSLSPRERDVLRLRYGLDDGRMKTLEEIGQIFNVTRERIRQIEAKALRKLRHPNRNSVLKEYIR; the protein is encoded by the coding sequence ATGAACCAGGCTAACAACGTACTCGAAAGCAATTATCAGCCTGACCTAGAAATAATAAATCAGCCTGATTTCGAGGAGTTAGAAGACCTCCTGATCGAAGAAGAGGATGACTTGCTTCTCGTTGATGACGGCGACATGGATGAATTTTTAGAGCCTCAGTCTGATGAGGACGACGCAAAGTCTGGAAAAGCCGCTAAATCGCGTCGTCGCACACAAAGCAAGAAAAAGCATTACACCGAAGATTCAATTCGTCTTTACTTGCAAGAAATTGGGCGAATTCGCTTATTGCGGGCTGATGAAGAAATTGAATTAGCACGGAAAATCGCCGATTTACTGGAATTAGAAAGAGTCAGAGAAAGACTCTCAGAACAGTTAGATCGCGATCCCCGTGATAGTGAATGGGCAGAAGCAGTACAATTGCCGTTGCCAGCTTTTCGTTATCGTCTGCACATTGGCCGGAGAGCAAAAGATAAAATGGTGCAGTCAAACCTCCGGTTGGTGGTTTCGATTGCGAAGAAATACATGAACCGTGGTTTATCATTCCAAGACTTAATTCAAGAAGGTAGCCTTGGTTTGATTCGTGCGGCGGAAAAATTCGACCACGAAAAAGGTTATAAATTCTCCACCTACGCTACATGGTGGATTCGTCAGGCCATCACCAGAGCGATCGCTGATCAATCTCGGACTATCCGCCTACCAGTTCACCTTTACGAAACTATATCCCGGATTAAGAAAACCACCAAGCTACTTTCTCAAGAAATGGGTCGCAAACCTACAGAAGAAGAAATTGCGACTCGGATGGAAATGACCATCGAGAAACTGCGGTTTATTGCTAAATCTGCACAGCTACCAATTTCCTTAGAAACCCCCATTGGTAAAGAAGAAGATTCTCGCTTGGGTGATTTTATTGAATCTGATGGTGAAACCCCAGAAGATCAAGTTTCTAAGAACTTGTTGCGGGAAGATTTAGAAAAAGTTCTGGATAGCCTCAGCCCCCGCGAACGCGATGTTCTTAGACTGCGTTACGGCTTGGATGATGGACGGATGAAAACCCTGGAAGAAATTGGCCAAATTTTCAACGTTACCCGCGAACGTATTCGTCAAATTGAAGCCAAAGCCCTCCGCAAATTACGCCACCCCAACCGTAATAGTGTCCTCAAGGAATATATTCGGTAG
- the gyrB gene encoding DNA topoisomerase (ATP-hydrolyzing) subunit B, with protein sequence MTSSYSADQIQVLEGLEAVRKRPGMYIGSTGPRGLHHLVYEVVDNSVDEALAGYCTHIEIEINADGSLTVTDDGRGIPTDTHSRTGKSALETVMTVLHAGGKFGGGGYKVSGGLHGVGISVVNALSEVVEVTVWRDKKVHTQRYERGVPVTELVAKPYKEARTGTSVTFKPDIQIFTTGIEFDYITLAGRLRELAYLNAGVKITFTDNRLEILKSDTPKVETYEYKGGIKEYIAYLNREKQPLHEEIIYVQGERSNVQIEVALQWCTDAYTDNVLGFANNIRTVDGGTHLEGLKAVLTRTLNAIARKRNKIKENEPNLSGEHVREGLTAVISVKVPDPEFEGQTKTKLGNTEVRGIVDSLVGEVLTEYLEFHPGIADSILDKAIQAFKAAEAARHARELVRRKSVLESSPLPGKLADCSSRDPSESEIYIVEGDSAGGSAKQGRDRRTQAILPLRGKILNIEKTDDSKIYKNNEIQALITALGLGVKGEEFDSTQLRYHRIIIMTDADVDGAHIRTLLLTFFYRYQRSLIEQGFIYIACPPLYKVERGKNHEYCYSERELQQAIAKFPANANYTIQRFKGLGEMMPEQLWTTTMNPETRTLKQVEIEDAAEADRIFTILMGDRVAPRREFIETYGSKLNLAELDI encoded by the coding sequence ATGACGAGCAGTTACAGTGCCGATCAGATTCAAGTTCTGGAAGGTCTGGAAGCCGTCCGCAAACGACCGGGGATGTACATTGGTTCTACCGGGCCGCGAGGACTCCACCATTTAGTTTATGAGGTGGTAGATAACTCTGTTGATGAAGCATTAGCAGGATACTGCACGCATATAGAGATAGAGATTAATGCGGATGGTTCTTTGACTGTAACAGATGACGGTCGGGGTATTCCTACTGATACTCATTCGCGGACTGGGAAATCGGCTTTGGAAACCGTAATGACAGTGCTGCACGCTGGCGGTAAGTTTGGCGGTGGCGGCTACAAAGTTTCTGGAGGATTGCACGGGGTTGGGATTTCTGTAGTAAATGCCTTGTCTGAAGTTGTAGAAGTTACAGTCTGGCGCGATAAAAAGGTTCACACCCAACGCTATGAACGGGGTGTACCAGTGACTGAATTGGTAGCGAAGCCATATAAAGAAGCGCGAACTGGGACTTCTGTAACTTTCAAACCCGATATTCAAATTTTTACTACTGGTATTGAGTTTGATTACATCACCCTAGCAGGCCGTCTGCGAGAGTTGGCTTATCTGAATGCTGGGGTGAAGATTACTTTCACAGACAATCGTTTAGAAATTCTCAAAAGCGATACACCCAAGGTCGAAACTTATGAATACAAGGGTGGGATTAAAGAATATATCGCTTACCTGAACCGGGAGAAGCAGCCACTCCATGAAGAAATTATTTATGTCCAGGGAGAACGCAGTAACGTTCAAATCGAAGTGGCGTTGCAGTGGTGTACTGATGCTTACACAGACAACGTTCTAGGTTTTGCTAATAATATCCGCACCGTTGATGGCGGGACGCATTTAGAAGGTTTAAAGGCAGTTTTAACGAGAACCTTAAATGCGATCGCCCGTAAACGAAATAAAATCAAAGAAAATGAACCCAACCTCAGTGGTGAACACGTCCGTGAAGGTTTAACCGCAGTCATTTCTGTCAAAGTCCCTGATCCTGAATTTGAAGGACAAACCAAAACCAAACTTGGTAACACTGAAGTGCGCGGGATTGTTGATTCTTTGGTAGGCGAAGTTCTCACGGAATACCTCGAATTTCATCCGGGGATAGCAGACTCTATCTTAGATAAAGCCATCCAAGCTTTTAAAGCCGCAGAAGCCGCACGCCACGCACGGGAGTTAGTACGGCGTAAATCTGTACTGGAATCCTCGCCATTACCTGGTAAATTAGCAGATTGTAGCTCCCGCGATCCTAGCGAATCTGAAATTTATATTGTGGAAGGTGATTCTGCGGGTGGTAGCGCCAAACAAGGACGCGATCGCCGCACTCAAGCTATCCTCCCCCTGCGTGGTAAAATCCTGAACATCGAAAAAACTGACGATTCTAAAATCTATAAAAACAACGAAATTCAGGCGTTAATCACAGCCTTGGGTTTAGGCGTAAAAGGTGAAGAATTTGACTCTACCCAGCTGCGCTACCACCGCATTATTATCATGACCGACGCGGACGTAGACGGGGCGCACATCCGCACGTTGCTGTTAACATTCTTCTACAGATATCAGCGATCGCTAATTGAGCAAGGTTTCATATATATCGCTTGTCCTCCTTTATATAAAGTAGAACGCGGCAAAAATCACGAGTATTGCTATAGCGAACGAGAACTACAACAAGCAATTGCCAAGTTCCCGGCTAATGCGAACTATACCATTCAACGCTTCAAAGGTTTGGGTGAAATGATGCCCGAACAACTCTGGACAACGACAATGAACCCAGAAACCCGCACCCTCAAGCAAGTTGAAATTGAAGACGCTGCCGAAGCCGATCGCATTTTTACCATTTTAATGGGCGATCGCGTGGCACCTCGACGCGAGTTTATCGAAACTTACGGTTCTAAACTCAATTTAGCAGAACTTGATATATAA